The Diospyros lotus cultivar Yz01 chromosome 15, ASM1463336v1, whole genome shotgun sequence genome has a window encoding:
- the LOC127791709 gene encoding receptor-like protein 9DC3, which produces MIGEASGGHKEVAGEAIKQLPWQLVVAAGHDGRGFAGGWGGDVGSAREVGGDRGNWWWQPRCAAVASDGEGGDSAWVEPLCHSEESSALLQFKQAFFFNKSVSSDPLAYWKLRSWKFQGGGASDCCSWDGVECDQSTGHVVGLDLSSSFLFGSIKSSSSLFSLVHLRRLNLADNHFNHSQIPLEISHLLLLTTLNLSLSSFSGPIPVEISRLSKLISLDLSQNSGTLRLEKPGLQSLLQNLTSLEEIHLDKVNITSKLILPNISSLATLSLRACGLYGTFPTSIFHLPKLRVLNLHGNHYLTGHLSEFQHSSQLQKLILASTNFSGELPNTIGNLSFLDTLHLSGCNFLGSIPASLNRTQLRYLDLSYNEFDVGSMFWLWDLTSLTTLLLNGIDLQGSILSSPANKIQHATVGLSNSTALLNFKWLEFDSCNLIEFPYFLSFQNQLEVLSLVKNKIHGQIPAWMLNISKDTLMILSLRGNYLTGFEQQPIILPWAKLGLLDLSHNKLQGRLPIPPTSIHVYSASNNAITGKLSPLICTLSSVFSLELSNNNLTGLIPPCLSNFSDSLSVLDLGGNNFYGPIPQAYDKGNKLELIGFAGNRLSGKLPKSLANCAKLKILDISNNLIQDAFPSWLGTLTELEVLNLQSNKFYGAVRSPRTKFESSKLRIIVLSHNSFSGDLPTKYIRSWNAMKSIGEEEINRPTHYVMFQFLSISWERHFFYTMTMTNKGVNTVYNKTLDIFVGIDLSSNKFEGGIPKSLGDLKVLQLLNLSNNELSGGIPSFLGDLSNLEALDLAQNKLSGEIPQQLTQLTFLAFFNVSYNNLTGLVPKGNQFNTFQNNSYEWNLGLCGESLSRNCGELDAPSPTLSLSPVDFEGNNDSIFPSGVDWTIICMGFGSGMTIGLAIGQMLTSKYHEWFLETFARKKTIKEERGRGNCKLTRECFMKPILCLALYISSSFNCLV; this is translated from the exons ATGATTGGCGAGGCCAGCGGAGGCCATAAGGAGGTGGCCGGTGAAGCAATTAAGCAGCTCCCATGGCAGCTCGTAGTAGCAGCAGGCCACGATGGGAGGGGTTTCGCGGGAGGCTGGGGCGGTGACGTGGGCAGCGCGAGGGAGGTCGGTGGCGACCGAGGCAACTGGTGGTGGCAGCCGCGATGTGCGGCCGTAGCGAGCGATGGCGAGGGTGGCGATAGTGCGTGGGTGGAG CCACTCTGCCATTCTGAAGAGAGTTCTGCTCTTTTGCAATTCAAGCAagcattttttttcaataaatctgTATCTTCTGATCCCTTGGCTTACTGGAAGCTACGATCGTGGAAGTTCCAAGGTGGTGGAGCCAGCGACTGCTGCTCCTGGGATGGTGTTGAGTGCGACCAGTCTACAGGTCATGTAGTTGGTCTCGATCTCAGTAGCAGTTTCCTCTTTGGCTCTATCAAGTCCAGCAGCAGCCTCTTTAGCCTAGTGCATCTTAGGAGGCTCAACCTTGCTGATAACCACTTCAATCACTCCCAAATCCCATTAGAAATCAGCCATCTTTTGCTGCTAACAACTCTCAACCTTTCTCTATCTTCGTTTTCTGGCCCTATCCCTGTGGAAATTTCCAGATTGTCCAAATTGATTTCACTTgatctttctcaaaattcaggAACATTGAGACTTGAAAAACCTGGTCTCCAGAGCTTGCTTCAAAACTTAACTAGCCTAGAAGAAATTCATCTCGATAAGGTGAATATAACTTCCAAGTTAATATTGCCCAATATCTCTTCTCTGGCAACTCTAAGCTTGAGGGCTTGTGGGTTGTATGGAACATTTCCCACATCCATATTCCATCTACCAAAGCTTCGAGTTCTCAATTTACATGGTAATCATTACCTTACTGGTCACTTGTCAGAATTTCAGCATTCTAGTCAACTTCAAAAGTTGATACTTGCTTCCACTAATTTCTCTGGTGAGCTACCAAACACGATAGGAAATCTCAGTTTCCTAGATACGTTGCACTTATCAGGTTGCAACTTCTTAGGATCCATTCCAGCTTCACTTAACCGGACGCAACTCCGTTATTTAGACCTTTCTTACAATGAATTTGATGTAGGAAGCATGTTTTGGCTTTGGGATCTAACTAGCCTCACTACATTGCTCCTTAATGGCATAGATTTACAAGGTTCAATCCTTTCGAGTCCTGCAAACAAAATCCAACATGCTACCGTAGGCCTTTCCAACAGCACTGCTCTCTTGAATTTCAAGTGGTTAGAGTTCGATTCATGCAACCTCATAGAGTTCCCATATTTTCTAAGCTTCCAAAATCAACTTGAGGTGCTTTCtcttgtaaaaaataaaattcacgGCCAAATTCCAGCCTGGATGTTAAACATAAGTAAAGATACTCTCATGATATTAAGCCTAAGAGGCAACTATCTCACAGGCTTTGAGCAACAACCAATCATTCTTCCTTGGGCTAAGTTAGGCTTGCTAGACCTTAGCCACAACAAGTTGCAGGGAAGGCTGCCAATTCCACCAACATCTATTCACGTTTATTCTGCCTCAAATAATGCAATCACTGGAAAACTTTCCCCATTGATCTGTACATTGAGTTCCGTTTTCAGTCTTGAGTTGTCTAACAACAATTTGACAGGATTAATTCCTCCATGTCTGAGCAACTTCAGTGATTCTCTATCAGTTCTTGATCTTGGAGGCAACAACTTCTATGGTCCCATTCCCCAGGCATACGATAAAGGAAACAAACTAGAGTTAATTGGCTTTGCTGGGAATCGACTATCAGGGAAACTACCAAAATCATTGGCAAATTGTGCCAAGCTTAAGATTCTTGACATCTCCAACAATCTAATTCAAGATGCATTCCCTTCTTGGTTGGGAACTCTTACAGAGCTAGAGGTTCTCAACTTGCAATCCAACAAATTCTATGGTGCAGTAAGGAGTCCAAGAACCAAGTTTGAGTCCTCAAAATTGCGCATCATAGTCCTCTCCCACAATAGTTTTTCAGGTGATTTGCCAACAAAATATATTCGTAGTTGGAATGCAATGAAATCAATTGGGGAAGAGGAGATAAATCGACCAACCCACTACGTAATGTTTCAATTTCTAAGTATTTCGTGGGAACGCCATTTTTTCTACACTATGACCATGACAAACAAAGGTGTAAACACGGTGTATAATAAGACTTTGGATATTTTTGTTGGCATTGATCTCTCAAGCAACAAATTTGAAGGAGGAATTCCAAAATCTTTGGGAGATCTCAAGGTACTTCAGCTACTGAACCTTTCTAACAACGAGTTGAGTGGTGGAATCCCATCATTCTTGGGGGACCTATCCAACCTTGAAGCCTTGGACCTTGCTCAAAACAAGCTCTCAGGGGAGATCCCTCAACAGTTAACACAACTCACTTTCCTTGCATTCTTTAATGTCTCCTACAACAATCTTACTGGACTTGTCCCAAAAGGTAATCAATTCAATACGTTTCAGAACAACTCGTATGAATGGAATTTAGGACTTTGCGGGGAGTCGCTTTCAAGGAACTGTGGAGAATTGGATGCTCCCTCGCCAACATTATCACTGTCGCCTGTAGACTTTGAAGGAAACAATGATTCAATATTTCCTAGTGGAGTTGATTGGACAATCATATGCATGGGATTTGGAAGTGGGATGACAATTGGGTTAGCTATCGGGCAAATGCTAACCTCTAAGTACCACGAATGGTTCTTGGAGACCTTtgcaaggaagaaaacaatcaaagaagagagaggaagaggaaactGTAAGTTGACTAGAGAATGTTTCATGAAACCAATTTTATGCCTTGCCTTGTATATTTCTTCTAGTTTCAATTGCCTGGTGTGA